A window of Neosynechococcus sphagnicola sy1 genomic DNA:
AAGGTTGCAAATAAAATCGGAAGACTGTTCTCCCCTAGGGCAATTAATTCTTCAATACCTGGAAGAGCAGGGGATCAGCATGAACCATCTGGCTGAATTGTCTGGGATTCCGCAACCGAGGCTGCGTGGGGCTTGCTTTAAGGGCACCTGCCCGACACCTGAGACCTTGAGGAAAATGGCTAGAGTCATAGGAAAACATCACCTAGAGTTGTATACTTTAGCCTATAAAGGTAGAATTGAGAATCTCCCGGAAGACACCGATGATAGCTCTCTGGATTTAATCATGCGGGAACTGTTTGAAACTGCCAGAGAACTAGGATTAACGGCACCAAAAATCCGCCCATCGAAAGCAAAAATTCATAAAGCCCTTCTAGAACTAGGGTTTAGCCCAGAAAATGATGAATGTGCTTAATCTGAACTGGTTTATAGCAATTTCCCAATGAATGAGTTACAACTCCTTGGTTAGAATTCAGAAGCTAGGAGTCAGAGTCACAAAACTCTCCTGGCTTCTGAAGTCAGAATCTAGTGACCGTGAGGGAGAACCGCTATAAAACTTAAAGAGCGGAAACTGCCTATGAATGGACGACAGTTCCCGCTCTCTCACAGTTGTTAAGTCTATCTATCTTTTGCGATAGGGAACTGTACTTTCGATATCAATGTTCATGGCTGAAATCCGTTGAGGCAATTTGCCTTGAGGATTGATACCTCTTGCCATATCTAGGAATAGAGCCGGGTTACCTGCGGTCGGCGTTCTATCTGGTGCAATGTAGCTGCGGATAATTGTTTGCCATACAAATTGTGGGAAGCCCAACTTGGCTCGATGGTAGGCATCGTAGCGAGGAGACTTGATGTTGAACGGCAGTTCACCGCTGACACGGCTGGGCAATACCCGCCGTCGCTGATAGGGAACTGTATTCTCACCAAAGGCTTCGATGT
This region includes:
- a CDS encoding helix-turn-helix domain-containing protein — encoded protein: MPARLQIKSEDCSPLGQLILQYLEEQGISMNHLAELSGIPQPRLRGACFKGTCPTPETLRKMARVIGKHHLELYTLAYKGRIENLPEDTDDSSLDLIMRELFETARELGLTAPKIRPSKAKIHKALLELGFSPENDECA